Sequence from the Brevundimonas diminuta genome:
GTCCTGCCCCGCCAGACGCCGCGCGCCGAGCTGCTGCAGGCCTGGACCGGGAAGTATGACGGCGTTCCGCCCTTCGACAAGGTGACGCCGGCCAAGCTGCGCGAAGCCATGCTGGAAGGCATCGAACTGCAACGCGCCGATATCGCCGCCATCGCCAACAACCCCGAGGCCCCGACCTTCGCCAACACCATGGCGGCGCTGGAGCTGGCCGGCGAGCCGCTGGACCGGGCGTCCAATGTGTATGGCGTTATGACCTCCAACATCGGCGGCGAAGCCTATGACGCGGTCGACACCGAGCTGTCGCCGCTGCTGTCCGCGGCTTCCGACGAGATCACCTTCAACGAGAAGCTGTTCCAGCGGGTCAAGGCCGTCGCCGACACCGCGGACGCGGCGGGCCTCAGCGCCCAACAGAAGCGTCTGGCCGAGCGTCGCCGCGACGCCTTCATCCGTTCGGGCGCCAATCTGGACGCGGCCGGCAAGGCCGAGCTGGGCCGGATCAACACCGCCCTGTCCAACGCCTTCACCCGCTTCGGCCAGAAGGTTGTCGCCGATGAGAACGCCTGGACGCTGATCCCCAACGAGGCGGGCGTGCGAGGCCTGCCGGACTCCAACAAGGCGGCCGCCGCCAGCGCGGCGCGCAGCCGCAATCTGCAGGGCTGGGCGATCCTGAACACGCGATCGGCGGTCGATCCCTTCCTGACCTTCGCCGACGATCGGGCCCTGCGCGAGCAGGTCTGGAAGAAGTTCGTCAATCGCGGCGACAACGGCGACGCCAACGACACCAACGCGACCATCGCCGAGATCGTGAAGCTGCGCGACCAACGCGCCAAGCTGCTGGGCTATCGCAACCACGCCGAACTGCGCATGCAGGACACGATGGCCAAGACCCCGGCCAATGCTCAGGCCCTGATGGACCGCGTCTGGGCGCCGGCCAAGGCCCGCGTCGCCGAGGAAGTCGCCGACATGAAGGCGATCGCCGGCTTCGACATCGAGCCATGGGACTACCTCTACTTCGCCGAGAAGGTGCGTAAGGCCAAGTACGACCTGGATCAGAACCAGCTGAAGCCCTACTTCGAGCTGAACGCGGTCCGCGCCGGCTCCTTCGCCATGGCCGAGCGCCTTTACGGCTTCCAGTTCAAGAAGCTGCCCAAGGGGTCGGTGCCGACCTTCGAGCCGGACGTCGAGGCCTATGAGGTCTATGATAAGAGCCGGGACGGCCGCCTGATCGGTCTCTACTACACCGACGATTACGCCCGCCCCGGCAAGCGTTCGGGCGCCTGGATGACCACCTATCGGTCGTTCTCGCAGCTGGACGGCTCCAAGGTCATCCTGGCCTCGAACAACAACAATTTCACCAAGCCGGAGCCGGGCGAGCCCGTGCTGATCTCGCTGGACGACGCCGAGACCCTGTTCCACGAGTTCGGCCACGCCCTGCACTATCTGTCGTCGGTGGTGACCTATCCGTCGTACGGCAATACGCCGCGCGACTTCGTGGAATATCCGTCGCAGGTGCACGAGCACTGGGTGCTGAGCCGCCCGATCCTGGACGGCTATCTGAAGCACTATCAGACGGGCGCGGCCATGCCGGCCGAACTGGTCAACAAGATCGAGGCCGCAGCCACCTTCAACCAGGGCTATGCGACCGTCAGCTATCTGTCCTCGGCCATCGTGGACATGGATTTGCACACGCAGGCCGTGCCGCCGACCGACATCGACGCGTTCGAAAAGGCCAGCCTGGCGCGGATTGGCATGCCCAAGGAGATCGTGATGCGGCACCGCCTGCCGCAGTTCAATCACCTGTTCACGTCGGACGCCTATTCGGCGGGCTACTACAGCTATCTGTGGTCCGAGACGATGGACGCCGACACCTGGGCCTATTTCGAAGAGTCGGGCGACGTGTTCAATCCGGACATCGCCGGCCGCTTCAAGTCGATCATGCTGGCGCCGGGCAACACCACCGATCGCGCCGAAGCCTATCGCGCCTTCCGCGGTCGCGACCCGGACGTGGCGGCCCTGCTGAAGGTCCGGGGCTTCCCTGTTTCCTAAGCGCCCTACCGGCCTTCGGCCTACTTGAGGGCGGTGAGCTATCGCCGTCATGTGACCTGAGGCCGATTGGTGACTGAATGAGCTGACGGCCGGCGGAGCGATCCGCCGGCCGTTTCGTTTGGCTGAAACCTGGCCTAGAGCAGGTCGAGACCCGCGCAGATCCCGGAACCCCGCATGACCGTCGTCGCCTCCTACGTCTATCGCGACGGTCAGCGCGTGCGTGAGGCGCCGCTGACGCCCGAGGGGCTGGCGTTGAAGCCGGGTGAGTTCGTCTGGATCGGCCTTTACGATCCCACGGACGCCGAGATCGAGATCCTGGTCGATCGGTTCAAGCTGCATCCGCTGGCGGTCGAGGACGCCCTGGCGGCGCACCAGATGCCCAAGGTCGAGGTCT
This genomic interval carries:
- a CDS encoding M3 family metallopeptidase, producing MHRRQLLIAGGSLMALSACASTGATSGGSAAAPSAASVAEEARIARAVLPRQTPRAELLQAWTGKYDGVPPFDKVTPAKLREAMLEGIELQRADIAAIANNPEAPTFANTMAALELAGEPLDRASNVYGVMTSNIGGEAYDAVDTELSPLLSAASDEITFNEKLFQRVKAVADTADAAGLSAQQKRLAERRRDAFIRSGANLDAAGKAELGRINTALSNAFTRFGQKVVADENAWTLIPNEAGVRGLPDSNKAAAASAARSRNLQGWAILNTRSAVDPFLTFADDRALREQVWKKFVNRGDNGDANDTNATIAEIVKLRDQRAKLLGYRNHAELRMQDTMAKTPANAQALMDRVWAPAKARVAEEVADMKAIAGFDIEPWDYLYFAEKVRKAKYDLDQNQLKPYFELNAVRAGSFAMAERLYGFQFKKLPKGSVPTFEPDVEAYEVYDKSRDGRLIGLYYTDDYARPGKRSGAWMTTYRSFSQLDGSKVILASNNNNFTKPEPGEPVLISLDDAETLFHEFGHALHYLSSVVTYPSYGNTPRDFVEYPSQVHEHWVLSRPILDGYLKHYQTGAAMPAELVNKIEAAATFNQGYATVSYLSSAIVDMDLHTQAVPPTDIDAFEKASLARIGMPKEIVMRHRLPQFNHLFTSDAYSAGYYSYLWSETMDADTWAYFEESGDVFNPDIAGRFKSIMLAPGNTTDRAEAYRAFRGRDPDVAALLKVRGFPVS